From the Paludisphaera mucosa genome, one window contains:
- a CDS encoding ABC transporter permease: MRHVPTLLARELGAYFLSPTAYLVLIGFQVVAFLNFWELIESLARPQVEFSSLRDPMSAYISGSTPFWFAVLAAVPVLTMRLLAEESRSGTIETLATLPITEGEIVVSKWLAGVVMYLFLLVPFALYLPFLYYQGRYEFDTGPLLSLGVGLTTMGMLFIAIGLFFSSLTRNQVVAAVWTFVALFVLVVMSLLLVVFASERRWSGWADAARHVAILHQIHDFALGRLDLRTIALHLSACIFVLFATTTLLTARRGC; the protein is encoded by the coding sequence ATGCGACACGTCCCGACCCTCCTCGCCCGCGAGCTGGGCGCCTACTTCCTGAGCCCGACGGCCTACCTGGTGCTCATCGGCTTCCAAGTCGTCGCCTTCCTGAATTTCTGGGAGCTGATCGAGTCCCTCGCCCGGCCCCAGGTCGAGTTTTCCAGCCTGCGCGACCCGATGAGCGCCTACATCTCGGGGAGCACCCCGTTCTGGTTCGCGGTCCTGGCCGCGGTCCCCGTGCTGACGATGCGTCTGCTGGCCGAGGAAAGCCGCTCGGGGACGATCGAGACCCTGGCGACGTTGCCGATCACCGAGGGCGAGATCGTCGTCTCCAAATGGCTCGCCGGAGTGGTGATGTACCTCTTCCTGCTAGTCCCGTTCGCCCTCTACCTGCCTTTCCTGTACTACCAGGGGAGGTACGAGTTCGACACGGGACCGCTCCTAAGCCTGGGCGTCGGCCTGACCACGATGGGAATGCTATTCATCGCGATCGGCCTCTTCTTCAGCTCGCTGACGCGCAACCAGGTCGTGGCGGCGGTCTGGACGTTCGTGGCGCTCTTCGTCCTGGTCGTGATGTCGCTGCTGTTGGTGGTCTTCGCGTCCGAGCGGCGATGGTCGGGCTGGGCGGACGCGGCCCGCCACGTGGCGATCCTCCACCAGATCCACGACTTCGCCCTGGGACGGCTGGACCTTCGGACGATCGCGCTCCACCTTTCGGCCTGCATCTTCGTGCTCTTTGCGACGACCACGCTCCTCACCGCGAGGCGGGGATGCTGA
- a CDS encoding DUF4340 domain-containing protein, whose protein sequence is MRRPRSTYLLIALFFTALLALWGLERAGVLTEAERDRRRDRVLPELIDVNAASVRRLEIDRGAERLVFERVGPKSWRLEPIGVDARTDEVERLIATLKGLRKSPEAGAIDGPAASYGLAPPAATVRVWTGDAGPPDATLEIGRKSQADLFVRSGRDADLAVVDQRMLAVVDRPAVEWRETVLVPASALPIVAMSIRRPGLEATAERKERGAWRLTTPVRFPADAARIEKALTAVTTLQVDPGSGGFVADRVRDFTPYGLEPPTATLELRSPAAGSEPIILMVGSKVPDHPEQVYVRKGGRDDVMAVDARFLAEIPADLKGLRSRFVAEIVPTEASRIEIDAAGGPIQIVRDKLGWWLKSPVEGRADRGQVEALLKGVEDLQASEFFDPAILSDSGVDPPLRRLRIWQGEGVIPGHASEEAEPAVSLAIGRYDVLRKVVFARADGDSAILALPDTFLKVLPTSSLAFRDRDLPAVAPMSVSRLTIVRPGRTTVLEPDTAGDPNRWRMVQPAKAAADVRAVTAALARLAELRATEFVADLNGDLARYGLNRPIFEIRWETVQPAGTPPAPKRLRIGSALPNKPSIHYGTLSDFPAVFTIEAESLLPFAAEFHETRALSFRPPTVRRLMLRTETRNLAYSRRAQRLGTPADWSAEKGTPTQSVDLSRFDNLIEGLSELRAARFVQYQGPFPPGAGLEHPRLRITVEFVGDAAPVRLRLGSKFLGDWVCAAVGDENSGPVFLLQAPVWEDLIRVAEGGLPPIPDSFIAPAPSP, encoded by the coding sequence ATGCGCAGACCACGATCGACCTACCTCCTGATCGCCCTCTTTTTCACCGCTCTGCTCGCTCTTTGGGGCCTGGAACGAGCGGGCGTCCTCACGGAAGCGGAGCGCGACCGGAGGCGCGACCGCGTCCTGCCTGAGCTGATCGACGTCAACGCCGCGAGCGTGCGGCGGCTGGAGATCGACCGCGGCGCGGAGCGGCTCGTCTTCGAGCGAGTGGGCCCGAAAAGCTGGCGTCTGGAGCCCATCGGAGTCGACGCACGGACGGACGAGGTCGAACGGCTCATCGCCACGCTGAAGGGTCTGCGGAAGTCGCCCGAGGCCGGCGCGATCGACGGCCCGGCCGCGAGCTACGGCCTGGCCCCGCCCGCCGCGACGGTGAGGGTCTGGACCGGGGACGCCGGGCCGCCCGACGCGACTCTCGAAATCGGCCGGAAGTCCCAGGCGGACCTCTTCGTACGATCCGGCCGGGACGCCGACCTCGCCGTCGTCGATCAGAGGATGCTGGCCGTCGTCGATCGTCCCGCCGTCGAGTGGCGCGAGACCGTCCTCGTGCCCGCATCGGCGCTCCCGATCGTGGCGATGTCGATCCGACGACCCGGGCTGGAGGCGACGGCGGAACGCAAGGAACGCGGAGCCTGGAGGTTGACGACGCCCGTGCGTTTCCCGGCCGACGCCGCCAGGATCGAGAAGGCGCTCACCGCCGTCACGACGCTTCAGGTCGACCCCGGATCGGGCGGCTTCGTCGCCGATCGCGTCCGCGACTTCACTCCCTATGGACTGGAACCGCCCACCGCGACGCTCGAGCTGCGGTCGCCGGCCGCTGGCTCGGAACCCATCATCTTGATGGTCGGCTCGAAGGTCCCGGACCACCCCGAGCAAGTGTACGTCCGCAAGGGGGGCCGCGACGACGTGATGGCTGTGGACGCCCGATTCCTGGCCGAAATACCCGCCGACCTGAAGGGCTTGCGTAGTCGCTTCGTCGCCGAGATCGTGCCGACGGAGGCGAGTCGAATCGAGATCGACGCGGCCGGCGGCCCGATCCAGATCGTCCGCGACAAGCTGGGATGGTGGCTGAAATCCCCGGTCGAAGGGCGCGCCGATAGGGGCCAGGTGGAAGCGTTGTTGAAAGGCGTGGAAGATCTTCAGGCGTCGGAATTCTTCGACCCCGCGATCCTCTCCGACTCCGGCGTCGATCCTCCCCTGCGCAGGCTGCGGATCTGGCAGGGCGAAGGCGTCATCCCCGGCCATGCGTCGGAGGAAGCCGAGCCCGCCGTCTCGCTGGCCATCGGCCGGTACGACGTGCTTCGCAAGGTGGTGTTCGCCCGGGCCGACGGCGACTCGGCGATCCTCGCCCTTCCCGACACGTTCTTGAAGGTCCTCCCGACCTCGTCGCTCGCCTTCCGCGACCGTGACCTCCCCGCCGTGGCACCCATGAGCGTCTCCAGGTTGACGATCGTCCGTCCGGGCAGGACCACGGTGCTCGAACCCGATACGGCTGGGGACCCCAACCGCTGGCGGATGGTCCAGCCGGCGAAAGCGGCCGCCGACGTCCGCGCCGTTACCGCGGCGCTGGCTCGCCTCGCCGAGTTGCGGGCCACCGAGTTCGTCGCCGACTTAAATGGCGACCTCGCCAGGTACGGTCTGAATCGTCCCATCTTCGAGATCCGCTGGGAGACGGTTCAACCCGCCGGCACGCCCCCGGCACCCAAGAGGCTGCGGATCGGTTCGGCGCTGCCGAACAAACCCTCGATCCACTACGGAACCCTGAGTGATTTTCCGGCCGTCTTTACGATCGAGGCCGAGAGCCTTCTCCCGTTCGCGGCCGAATTCCACGAGACTCGCGCGCTGTCGTTCCGGCCCCCGACGGTCCGCAGGCTGATGCTCCGCACCGAGACTCGCAACCTCGCCTACAGTCGACGAGCCCAACGCCTCGGGACGCCCGCCGACTGGTCGGCCGAGAAGGGCACCCCGACCCAGAGCGTGGACCTCTCGCGATTCGACAACCTGATCGAGGGCCTCTCCGAGCTTCGCGCCGCGCGTTTCGTCCAGTACCAAGGGCCCTTCCCACCCGGTGCGGGTCTTGAGCACCCTCGATTGAGGATTACCGTCGAATTCGTGGGCGACGCCGCGCCTGTGCGACTCCGACTGGGCTCTAAGTTCCTCGGCGACTGGGTTTGCGCGGCCGTCGGAGACGAGAATTCAGGACCCGTCTTCCTCCTCCAGGCACCGGTCTGGGAAGACTTGATTCGGGTAGCCGAGGGAGGACTTCCGCCGATCCCGGACTCCTTCATCGCGCCGGCTCCGAGTCCCTGA
- a CDS encoding ABC transporter ATP-binding protein: MIEVHRLSKSYGPVQALDRISFALGRGEVAGLLGPNGAGKTTTMRILTTYLAPTSGRAVLCGRDVLDEPLEVRRNVGYLPENVPLYGEMRVRELLEFRARLKDVPRSKRRHSVSGAIARCGLGEVENRPVGKLSRGFRQRVGLADAIVHDPPILILDEPTAGMDPIQVREVRSLVRELGERHTVLLSTHIMSEVEAVCSRVVIIAQGRIALDAPVAELRSDAALLVEARGPAEAIRKLLMAVPGVASVRIAGDRDGVASLELGLKPGEDPREVIAMRVAANGWPLRGLETRRRSLEERFVEAVSRSSLDALDREAG, encoded by the coding sequence ATGATCGAGGTCCATCGGCTTTCGAAGAGCTACGGCCCTGTACAGGCCCTGGATCGCATCTCCTTCGCGCTGGGCCGCGGCGAAGTCGCGGGGCTCCTCGGCCCGAACGGGGCGGGCAAGACCACCACGATGCGGATCTTGACCACTTACCTCGCCCCGACCAGCGGGCGGGCCGTCCTCTGCGGCCGCGACGTGCTCGACGAGCCTCTGGAAGTCCGCCGCAATGTGGGCTACCTCCCCGAGAACGTGCCGCTGTACGGAGAGATGCGGGTGCGCGAGCTGCTGGAATTCCGCGCCCGCTTGAAGGACGTCCCGCGATCGAAGCGGCGGCACTCGGTCTCCGGGGCGATCGCGCGCTGCGGCCTGGGCGAGGTCGAAAACCGCCCGGTCGGCAAGCTCTCGCGAGGGTTTCGCCAGCGTGTCGGCCTGGCCGACGCGATCGTCCACGACCCGCCGATCCTGATCCTCGACGAGCCGACGGCCGGGATGGACCCGATCCAGGTCCGCGAGGTCCGGAGTCTGGTGCGCGAGCTGGGCGAGCGGCACACGGTCCTGCTTTCGACCCATATCATGTCGGAGGTCGAGGCCGTCTGCAGCCGGGTGGTCATCATCGCCCAGGGGCGGATCGCCCTCGACGCCCCCGTGGCCGAGTTGCGATCCGACGCCGCGCTGCTCGTGGAGGCGCGCGGCCCGGCCGAGGCGATCCGCAAGCTGCTCATGGCCGTCCCCGGCGTGGCCTCGGTCCGGATCGCGGGCGACCGGGACGGCGTCGCGAGCCTCGAACTCGGGTTGAAGCCCGGAGAAGATCCCCGCGAGGTCATCGCGATGCGGGTGGCCGCCAATGGCTGGCCGCTCCGGGGCCTGGAGACGCGACGCCGATCGCTGGAAGAGCGGTTCGTCGAAGCGGTATCGCGGTCGAGCCTCGACGCGCTGGACAGGGAGGCCGGCTGA
- a CDS encoding polyprenol monophosphomannose synthase, with translation MHPEAPAKSSTRVLVSLATFNEAENLEPLVESIRSYAPDASILVIDDNSPDGTGKIADALVARLKDVAVIHRSGKLGLGTATLEAMSYAIRNKFDYLLNMDADFSHPPRFIPAILAGMADHDVMIGSRYVPGGGVEGEFNLKRKFMSTGINVYARTFLGLNTRDNSGAFRCYRVSKLAEIDVTKVRSRGYSFQEEILFWCKKVGCRFGETPILFENRRAGMSKINSREAVAALWIIFRLGVGRMVGRV, from the coding sequence ATGCATCCAGAAGCTCCCGCCAAGAGTTCCACCCGAGTCCTCGTGTCGCTGGCCACGTTCAACGAGGCCGAGAATCTCGAGCCTCTCGTCGAGAGTATCCGGAGCTACGCGCCCGACGCCTCGATCCTGGTCATCGACGACAATTCGCCGGACGGAACCGGCAAGATCGCCGACGCCCTCGTGGCCCGGCTGAAGGACGTCGCCGTCATCCACCGAAGCGGCAAGCTGGGGCTCGGGACCGCGACCCTGGAAGCGATGTCGTACGCGATCCGGAACAAGTTCGACTACCTCCTGAACATGGACGCCGACTTCAGTCACCCGCCGCGCTTCATCCCTGCGATCCTGGCGGGGATGGCCGATCACGACGTGATGATCGGCTCGCGATACGTGCCGGGCGGCGGCGTGGAGGGGGAGTTCAACCTCAAGCGCAAGTTCATGAGCACAGGGATCAACGTTTACGCCCGGACCTTCCTGGGGCTGAACACACGCGACAACAGCGGAGCCTTCCGCTGCTATCGGGTCTCCAAGCTGGCCGAGATCGACGTCACGAAGGTCCGATCCCGGGGATATTCGTTCCAGGAAGAAATCCTCTTCTGGTGCAAAAAGGTCGGCTGTCGCTTCGGCGAGACGCCCATCCTCTTCGAGAATCGTCGGGCGGGGATGTCGAAAATCAACTCGCGCGAGGCCGTCGCCGCGCTCTGGATCATCTTCCGCCTGGGCGTGGGCCGCATGGTGGGCCGCGTGTGA
- a CDS encoding GldG family protein codes for MTTSSHVWSFLGRPEVWIGLAAVGSSLVLFWSLRGAPPGFSAEGDDESEAPPSSYRDRAIAGAATGLLMIMIGAGLASTWGVLWSLPVFAFGFGLVLTLIVVNDRYRHVSPALRRTVALSRAGLNTSLLAGTLIVVNVIAYRYGGHVIDLTRERAYSLSSLSRNQVDSLERPVVFHLIHGRSALARRQYDRVSQLLELYRSARPDLVRVEPLDRVAELSRVDDLARRAPQLAVMQGGGVLIEYGAGDDARFAAISNQEMFDRPSDPRGLGAGVYESAFKGEDAVTSALIRLREGKTSKVAFTTGHGESGSSRIAAEGSAIDVWRSRLASTGCEIIDWNLLQGPVPEDVELVIVAGPKEPFKPQEAARLRTYADRGKPLLACLGNSVPTGLDDFLKSFNLELGKGLLVDPRLNLNGQLRFVFCLFEPAIRHPVSNGLGGDRALLVVNGAPIQFVGTKGAADENAASVSPRMVPAPIVRSGSGSWAESDPDMLQPAYDKDKDQRGPIIVAAAVAEKAQVSGREVLKPRFVLVSSRAASDDSVQGLEPTNLDLLMNAASWLRGREDSVGVPPKVHAALTLTADPGLRWRLILAPTIVAIGFVAGVGALVYYIRRE; via the coding sequence GTGACGACGTCTTCCCATGTCTGGTCGTTCCTGGGCCGCCCCGAGGTCTGGATCGGGCTCGCCGCGGTGGGGAGCTCTCTCGTCCTCTTCTGGAGCCTGCGGGGGGCCCCGCCGGGCTTCTCGGCGGAGGGCGACGACGAGTCGGAGGCGCCGCCGTCCTCGTATCGCGACCGGGCGATCGCCGGGGCCGCGACCGGACTGCTGATGATCATGATCGGTGCGGGACTGGCCAGCACCTGGGGCGTCCTCTGGTCGCTCCCGGTCTTCGCGTTCGGCTTCGGCCTGGTGCTCACGCTGATCGTCGTCAACGACCGCTACCGCCACGTCAGCCCCGCCCTCCGGCGGACCGTCGCCCTCTCACGCGCGGGCCTCAACACGTCGCTCCTCGCCGGAACGTTGATCGTGGTGAACGTCATCGCCTATCGCTATGGCGGTCACGTAATCGACCTGACGCGAGAACGGGCCTACTCACTCTCGAGCCTGAGCCGCAATCAGGTCGATTCGCTGGAACGGCCCGTCGTCTTCCACCTGATCCACGGACGTAGCGCCCTGGCTCGACGCCAGTACGACCGGGTCTCGCAACTCCTGGAACTTTACCGATCGGCCCGCCCCGACCTCGTCCGCGTCGAGCCGCTCGACCGCGTCGCCGAACTGTCGCGGGTCGACGACCTAGCCCGGCGAGCCCCTCAGCTCGCGGTGATGCAGGGCGGCGGCGTGCTGATCGAATACGGCGCAGGCGACGACGCCCGATTCGCCGCGATCAGCAACCAGGAGATGTTCGACAGGCCTTCGGACCCCCGAGGACTCGGTGCCGGCGTTTACGAGTCGGCGTTCAAGGGCGAGGACGCCGTGACCTCGGCGCTCATACGTCTTCGCGAAGGGAAGACGTCCAAGGTCGCGTTCACCACGGGGCACGGCGAGTCCGGCTCATCCCGCATCGCCGCCGAGGGTTCCGCGATCGACGTCTGGCGGTCGCGACTCGCGTCCACCGGTTGCGAGATCATCGACTGGAACCTCTTGCAAGGGCCCGTTCCCGAGGATGTCGAGCTGGTGATCGTGGCGGGCCCCAAGGAGCCCTTCAAGCCCCAGGAAGCCGCCCGGCTGCGCACCTACGCCGACCGCGGCAAGCCCCTGCTGGCCTGCCTCGGCAACTCGGTGCCGACGGGGCTCGACGACTTCCTGAAATCGTTCAACCTGGAACTGGGCAAGGGCCTGCTCGTCGACCCACGGCTCAACCTCAATGGCCAGCTCCGGTTCGTCTTCTGTCTGTTCGAGCCGGCGATCCGCCATCCGGTTTCGAATGGGCTGGGCGGCGATCGAGCGCTGCTCGTCGTCAACGGCGCCCCGATCCAGTTCGTCGGGACCAAGGGGGCGGCCGACGAGAACGCCGCCTCCGTCAGCCCACGCATGGTCCCCGCGCCGATCGTCCGCAGCGGATCAGGGTCCTGGGCCGAGTCCGACCCCGACATGCTCCAGCCGGCTTACGACAAGGACAAGGATCAGCGAGGACCGATCATCGTCGCCGCGGCGGTCGCCGAGAAGGCGCAGGTGTCGGGACGCGAGGTCCTCAAGCCCCGCTTCGTGCTGGTCTCCAGCCGGGCCGCGAGCGACGATTCCGTCCAGGGCCTCGAGCCGACGAACCTCGATTTGCTGATGAACGCCGCGAGCTGGCTGCGCGGCCGGGAAGACTCGGTCGGCGTGCCGCCCAAGGTCCACGCGGCCCTGACCCTTACCGCCGACCCCGGGCTGCGCTGGCGCCTGATCTTGGCACCGACGATCGTCGCGATCGGCTTCGTGGCCGGCGTGGGGGCGCTCGTCTACTACATCCGGCGCGAGTGA
- a CDS encoding anti-sigma factor family protein translates to MSDDLETLISAYLDDELTPEQRREAEAAVAAEPTRADELRSLGAVHELLAALSRPAAPDMTGRVLARLAASPSPTWGDIRAFPAVPALRRAAAAAVLVAGFLGVLAVARFRGDRRPDHPISARPIVPPVAIAEPAVARDPVAVVDPIGPPTSVAGAGSGVFDPPSPTYPARLVARELLDRPGPYRVFLVSGVDDQAKDAEVASLLGLSSHRDFYRFDVPAGESPRTPRSLVYAAELDPNELSTLRSRLAAAFPGRLDEGNSAALLMSELSQLGQATTFRADPAAEVLFPQTKMALRLPAEPPQPGGPQRGEGTLAAEDPVRPGQASLVGPPEPSSVVLIWMLGAVPD, encoded by the coding sequence ATGAGCGACGACCTCGAGACACTGATCTCGGCCTACCTGGACGACGAGCTGACGCCCGAACAACGGCGCGAGGCGGAAGCGGCGGTCGCCGCCGAGCCGACGAGGGCCGACGAGCTGCGTTCGCTCGGGGCCGTTCACGAGCTGCTCGCCGCACTTTCTCGGCCCGCCGCCCCCGACATGACGGGAAGAGTGCTGGCGAGGCTCGCCGCATCGCCGTCGCCGACGTGGGGGGACATCCGCGCCTTCCCCGCAGTTCCCGCCCTCCGTCGCGCAGCGGCTGCGGCCGTGCTGGTCGCCGGATTCCTCGGCGTGCTGGCCGTGGCCCGCTTCCGGGGCGATCGGCGGCCGGATCATCCGATATCGGCACGCCCAATCGTCCCCCCGGTCGCGATCGCCGAGCCGGCCGTCGCTCGCGATCCGGTCGCCGTCGTCGATCCCATCGGGCCGCCGACATCGGTCGCCGGAGCGGGATCCGGCGTCTTCGACCCGCCCAGCCCCACTTACCCGGCCCGACTCGTCGCTCGCGAGCTGCTGGACCGTCCCGGGCCGTATCGCGTATTCCTGGTCTCGGGCGTCGACGACCAGGCCAAGGATGCGGAAGTGGCCTCGCTTCTCGGGCTTTCGTCCCACCGCGATTTTTACCGTTTCGACGTGCCGGCGGGGGAAAGTCCCAGGACGCCGCGCTCGTTAGTCTACGCGGCCGAACTGGACCCGAATGAGCTTTCCACCCTGCGGTCGCGTCTCGCGGCGGCCTTCCCGGGACGTCTCGACGAGGGGAATTCGGCAGCTTTACTCATGAGCGAGCTGTCGCAGCTCGGCCAGGCGACGACCTTTCGGGCCGATCCGGCGGCCGAGGTCCTCTTTCCCCAGACGAAGATGGCTCTCCGGCTCCCCGCCGAGCCTCCTCAACCCGGCGGGCCGCAACGAGGCGAGGGAACGCTCGCGGCCGAAGACCCGGTCCGTCCCGGACAAGCCTCCCTGGTCGGTCCCCCCGAGCCGTCGTCGGTCGTCCTGATCTGGATGCTCGGAGCCGTTCCGGATTGA
- a CDS encoding sigma-70 family RNA polymerase sigma factor, whose protein sequence is MQACRAGRTEAYGELVERCQDRLYPMLLRLLGSPEDAQDVLQDAFIRGFEKLDQYQGESTFYTWMYRIAVNLAMSRLRRPRLRRLLRLLDAHRGRPALDPPDESPSSTPSYAAERAEREAIVGAALAALDPDHRAVVVLKDYEGRRYEEIGELLGVPIGTVRSRLHRARHQLRLRLQSLIEDERPSRPILPGVEKALS, encoded by the coding sequence GTGCAAGCGTGTCGCGCCGGCCGGACCGAGGCCTACGGCGAGCTGGTCGAGCGCTGCCAGGACAGGCTCTATCCGATGTTGCTGCGTCTCCTGGGCTCCCCGGAGGACGCCCAGGATGTGCTCCAGGATGCGTTCATCCGCGGTTTCGAGAAGCTGGACCAGTATCAGGGGGAGAGCACCTTCTACACCTGGATGTACCGGATCGCCGTGAACCTCGCGATGAGTCGCCTGCGCAGGCCTCGTCTCCGCCGCCTGCTGCGGCTGCTCGACGCGCATCGAGGTCGGCCCGCTCTCGACCCGCCCGACGAGTCGCCGTCGAGCACTCCTTCCTATGCGGCCGAGCGTGCGGAGCGTGAGGCGATCGTCGGGGCGGCGCTCGCGGCCCTGGATCCGGACCACCGGGCGGTGGTGGTCCTCAAGGATTATGAGGGTCGACGGTACGAGGAGATCGGCGAGCTGCTCGGCGTGCCGATCGGCACGGTCCGAAGCCGTCTCCATCGGGCCCGCCATCAATTGCGGCTTCGGCTCCAATCGCTGATCGAGGATGAGCGACCCTCACGACCGATCCTCCCCGGCGTGGAAAAGGCCCTCTCCTGA